ATAGAAAACGCAATACCAACCTCTAAGACTCCTCCTGAACAACAAATTTGAGGTTGcttcatgtaaatctcttcttgaaAATCGTCGTTGAAGAATATATTTTGACATCTAGTAGATAAAGATGTCATTGTTGAAGAGTCACcactattataaataaactatcaAAACGATCAAAACCATATGATTATTGGTCGAAATTTAAACTTCGGTTGTGGTAACAATACAAAACGGCGCCACCAACAAAAGTAGATGGCACCGTCGACCATTGCGGTagacaataatattatttttaattatatccttttgtaatttttaattacttgatcatttattaaaattaaattttaaaaatatattttacttttatttcttgaaaTAATATTAGTTGAACATagtaattttgtcttaaaaacaTTGTTAGCAGAAAATCacatattcattattaaattataatattaatatttttgttgttggatattttttacatttttattatgtaaaacatTATCGGTATTttgattagacgagtctaaCAATAAACATTAGAGAAATCGTTCGTATATTGATTAAACAACttcaacaatatacattagtGGAATCTTTCTACACACAAATGAGATGAATCTattaaaacacattaataaGTTTGTTTATTCACTTATTAAATAAATCTTGCAATATATGTTAGATGAGTTTTTCAAACACTAATTAAACGAGTATGGTGAGAAACAATAGGCAAGTCTAATAATACACATTGAACGAGTTTGTTAACACATTTATTAGATGAGTATAGTAAAAAACATTggtcattatatatatatatatatatatatatatatatatatatatatatatatatatatatattgattataagtCGAAGAATACATATTGGATGAGTATGGCCATACACAGATGAAATGAGTTTTGTAACACACTTAGACAAGTTTGTTCATACACTAATTAGATGAGTCTAACAATATATGTTAGATGAGTTCATTTATTCACACATTAGATGAGTATATTAATGTATTACAATATTCTTTATATTATCTATTTAGACGAGTCTTACAATATACATTACACACAAGTTTATCCATATACTGATTTAACGAAtttaacaatacacattagacaagtttatCGATGCACTTATTAAACAACTTCAATAAATTCACATTAGACAAATATAACAATGCACGTTACACTAGTCTTATcttaactaatttatatttttagtaagtCTACTCTACATGATTGTGTatgcatattttatatttttgaagagtgtatttcatatttttgtacatgttttatctttttatattttttcaaactctATTACATATATTCTCTAGAAACACATTGATTTTCTAAACctataaatcatttttcacaattattttattaaaaaattaattacaaacttaaaaatatttattatttctttcataatttttaaatctatttcaataaatattcaaacaaacaCAACCCTTGGTATAAGAAGGATTTAAAACTAGTTTGGTTAAAAATGGACCACCTATTTAAAATCCAAACAGAgagtaatcgattaaaaaattttaaatgaccTTTTAAGTAAATTCAAGTAAGACTAACTCAACTTGTTTAACAAgaagaaattatgaaaagacatatttttcatgtaatatatatttgacaTTGTCTTTTAGATTAATTAATGATTGGAGTTttatgaatagaaaataataattagagcataatgtttatcttttaagttttataatgacattttaaacttaattaactgTTTACATGTAAAAATGTTACTTGTAATAAaacgttaaaaatgatttattttataaatatttttttatcaatatcttttttaaaaaattaataatattttttattttcataagtaaactaaaaaccaatattttactttttttttattatcatgaGAAAAGACTGAATACACACATGCACAAACATATGGAATACCTCTTTtccataaatttttatttatgattaatactttattaataaaataaattttaattatagttcGTATCCTATTAAaagtgaatataaatatttgatgataGATAAATTATGTTGCTATCTTACGCTAAATTGCAAATtcatttgttataaatttataaatgtaacaTATATTAACAAAAGTGTGGGAAAACtggaattttatttaaaaataaaaaacataaaataaaaaatagtttcactgtatttttacaaattaaaataaataattatataacttttttgaaaaaaaaaaggggttactccctgtacctctcCAATTCCATCCCCCACCCTCATTCCATTTTTATCCTttgctctatttttttattccaattttatcctttagcaaaaatttatatttagaataaaattttattctcccactcctacataacctatttattctttattttatcttcatgctttcatctttacgcTTTCTTCTCAAGAATTCTTTGCtctatttttttagaaattatttctcccattctttttgtatttcaagtgataattgagatatcgatttctcctggaagaatttgtccttgaattattatatctctgcattGGTGGTGTTGTATCCAACCTTTAACCAGCGATCCTCTTCGAGTCGAGGTTAATAATACTTTCGTAAAACCGCTAAATGGATGGCGACTTCCGTTTatccttaaacggatgttgacatccgtttatGAATTCCCACATCCGTTTAAGcgttttctagattattttagattatgtttttgttagttttattttttaagatttgtttttattagttttattttttaagatttgtttttattagttttattttttaagatttgtttttattagacataaaaataggaaactgatgtcgacatccgtcgacggatatcgacatccgtttcagTGCCTGAACGTCTTCTTCTTCAATACACACAACACAGAGCACACAAATAACATAGAACTCAACAACAGACCACAAAAACCTCAACAAACACACCAACCAAATATCAAGAATAGAGAAAGCTACCCAATCCTACACattacatacattaaaaaaaataagaagaaacgAATCGAAACGAACGAAGAAGAACCACCGCCCCACACCGCCGCAACACTCGCCGCACCAGAACCCTCCGCGTCGCCGCACACACCGGCTGCAAAGCACCAAACACAACTGCACCGCCCAACACACCCGCAAAACGAAACCAACGTCTACACCTCTCCGCACCGTGCCGGACCGCCACACACTCACCGCACCGCCACCCGCCGCACACCAACAGGCCGCACAAAGCAACAGCAGGTTCAGAGGAGGACTGgaagagtgagagttgcagagagcatttgaaaatgaaagcttTGGTGGAGGTGGGAATATGCGAAGGAGGGAATCTTAAGTCTATGTGTGTTCAGAGTGTAAAAGAGGCAgggtaggttaactttagtaaataggagtataaaggtaaaaataaaaataacaacaaggttatttttgtatttaaaaaaaatccaaaaaaatggGGGGGTGAGGGATGGAATTGGGGAgatacagggagtaacccccaaaaaaaaataacccaTTTGCATTATGGGCTTTTTGCACGAGGTCCAGGCCGGCTCAGCTCATTTCAttcacttttcaattttaaaatagtctTTGGAAAAGTTTGTAACTTCTGGTGCCTTGCCATCgttattaagatatttattaataaaataatagaaaaataattaaaaaacgtTTTATTAGTGTGATTTTTaatgtgaattattttttttttttttggaaactGGTGTCTAAGAACACATATTAAGAGAACtcttaaaaaatggaaaaattaggGTCTCTCAAGGAAGTAAACAAAGGGTGGTGTTTTATTAGTAGCGATCcgtaaaaaaaagtattattaaattaaCGTGGTtagaatgaaattataattaatttcattattcaaattttaagtattttcatTCCTCTTCTAAATCTtctaaatcttaaataaataaacaaaaaatagtgATATTTAAATGGAAAAATATGATGATATAGGTTGACATCCATATccattttctatataaattattattttaattaatatttaaatatgtcaCCAAGGAAACTGCAGAAAGCAAAATTggttaatttatattaaatctcTTGCTGCCAGTGTATTACTCTTTATCCTTGAATAAACTCGAGTCCAATGAAtcataaataattgaaaataatatattctaatatagattttttttttttacaatattttgacataatatatgtatatatatttttattaatttattatttatttgttatttcatatGCTGACATATTTTAAACCATTGAAaagactatatatataatatatcaaattgttctaaaaaaatCTATGTTAATATGTAATTGTTCTTAATAAGAAATTAGCACTACTTGATAATCTATTATTACAATATGGAATTATACACTTTGGAAAGTGCATGGCTTACCTATCTATAAATTATTCTGCATAATCTTCTTGGAGAGAAACTTTACTTAATCTGCTAGGCAATGATTTGGCAGTGTTACTTGCAACTTTTCTTCTGCCATTTTTTCGTAGATAAGATCTCAACACAGCTCTTCTGGCTAGTTCTTTTCCCATGTTGGATTTGGTGGGAGAGATTTCTTGTGAACAGTTTCCTTGGTTGTTGCTGCCGACATCAAAACAGACCTTCTCGGAAGCCATTAACTAGGATGTTCGAGGATGGTGgatgttgaagaagaagaagaagaagaagaagaagaagaagggtgaTTAAAACAACATACTAGGTGTCATAATTTAAGGTGGTTTGAGAGACATTCTCCTCTTATCATCATGCAAAAGAGAATATATGTTGGATGACAGCAAGGTTAATGGAGTGCTCCAGGAATCACTTCCAAAAGTTCATCACTCTTGGAATGTATGAATGTGTTGTCTTGTTTATGAAGAAACTGTATTTCCAATATACACAAGAtgctcttttcttctttgcttaCAGCTTTCATTAAGATCCTTTAATTTAATAGCCCACAGAATAAAAGGACTAATTCATTATTTCAACTGTCAAATTCAAGCACCtatatgttataattataaatataataattaaaaattattattttaagaataaaaaataaattcgaaaattaaatgttttttatattttttaaatgaagacATTAAAGTCTTAAATctaagattatattttaaaaatacagtACCACCCAGAAGtactttcaaaataattacTCAATTAGGTATTagttttaagtattttcttactctaaaagtaacagaatttttGTAGCTACCATTACTGAgccaaaagaaaagagaaaattagcTTTAACTATGTAAAGTTTGGTACGGTTATCATGATTTGATTCAATAAGTTGGGTCAGATAACTCTTTAAAAAAACAGCacatttaatatgatattatgaaATCAATGAGTGTGTCATATTTAGACAAAGTATATTGACACAGATTGCATTTTGGCATCAAAGATAAGGTTAAGAAATTGGCACTACAATTGTATATGTTGGGATAACTatgaaattcattttcataataaatttttgtgGAGAATAGGAACCCAAAGATTTACTtataaaaagtatgaaaaagttttgttttttctcttttgtaaaACCAAACCAACATGAGAAACATGGTCAGAACCGACATCAGACTTCCATCTGGCAATTGATTGACCTATTTGGTGTCTCTTGGTGGCTATTTTTGTCCCTCTCACTCTCAACTGCATTTTCCACCTCAGAATACCACTTTTTCAAGCTTTGTTCTTATGCTCACCACTTAGGTTTCAACCAACAATAACAACCGTTCATCTTATAATGCTTTGCCCCAATTCAGAAGCAGAGAATTCATTCcctttctaattaaattaattaacattttctttctaatatttcagaaaaaaaaaactgaattaacTGAAAGGCACTCTGCACTTTGTTGGGTGGTGAAATGGCCATGATGAACACATGTTTGATGTGTCATGAGTCATTAGCACTAACTTTGTTGTCTTCATCAATGAATACACATGAAACATAAACATATGGTGCTAATTAACAATTGCCTATGTGGGACTGTTTGGTATTAAATCCTCACACACAGTGGGAATCTTTGCCCTTTAAGCAACCTTTGCTCCAAGCTATTCTGAaactcttccttcttcttccctttgCCAAATTCTTCTCTTCAAAATTCTCAAACTTCATCTTCTACCCTTCTGTTCAATTCTATCTTTCTTCTTCAGCTCCAAAACATGGCTATCACACATGCTGACCTTCAACCCAGCAGAAGGAAAACAGATTTGAGTAGCAAAACCGGTGCCTTTCTTATGGTTCTCACCATACTGATTGGCCTCTTCTGCTTCATCCTATGTCTCATAGCAGAAGCCACACGTTCTGAGGTACAAGTTTCATATCTTTGCAAAATTACTACtggaatgaattaaaaaaaaacctcTCGTGTGAAGTTTAATGTTACATGATATGATTTGGTAGGTGACATGGATGAACACAGGTGGAAAAGAAAACGGAGCCAAATCAGAATGTGTTTATAGTGGTAGTGGGAAAGTGCCATTACTATGTGCTGTTTCTGCTTTTGTTGGACTTGCCTTTGCCATGGTCACACAACACACTTACATGTTGATAGCACTCAGTAAATCATCACCTTCTTTGCTTACCTGGGACCCTGATTCTCCCTCTGCCAAGTCCCTAACATGGCAAGCAGCTTTTTTCTTTGTTACAACTTGGTAAGAGAAAGACACCTTTGTTTTTATGTTCTTCAATTAATGTCACAGAAAATATAGCTCTGAAATTAGATAGAAAGAAACTGAGACAGTGGCTGATAAGAAAAACTCTGGGAAAGATAGAGTGAAAAAGCAAAGGAGCACAAACATATAGGTTGATTTCATGGTCCCATCAAGGATCAATTATTTGAAATCTTATTTCCATACATTATTCTTATCTTTTAGCAGACAAACTTCAGCCTTATATTATTAGGAAATCAGCATTATCTTTCCCACCTAACTATCCTTAATTTAAGTTAATCAAAACCTAATCCAGTATTCAtgtgaaataataatataagtcCTCCCACCAACAAACTGGCATACTCTGATGATAATACCTTCATCTAACAGTAATGAATAACTACATGTCCAAGAGTTTAATCACTAAATTTTTTACAGTTTAGCATCCATTCACATTTTATAACATCATTGGATATTCTATTTGACTAGAGATAGGACAGAATACCTGTCAAGCTGATTTTGTAATATAGTCTAACATGGTATTTGACTGTCATTCCACTtctgataaaaaagaaatcaattttaGTATAATTTGTAATACAAAAGGTATCCCTTTTTCAGCAATCAACTAAACCAGAAATAGGAAATGTGAATTGAATGTTGTAGGATTTGTTTTGGAGTTGCGGAGATTTTATTGTTGGCAGCACTGAGTGTAGAGTCAGGCCATCTGAAGAATTGGTCGAAGGCAAGAACAGGTTGCTACAGCATCAGAGAAGGGTTGTTTTCTGCTGCAGGGGTGTTGGCTTTGACCACAGTTTTCTTGGCTGCTGGTTTATACTTAACAGCACTACGTGCACAGAAAATGGCAGAGGAAGAAGCCATTGTAAGAAGAGAGGTTCTAGAAACCTCTGCCTTGTATGCTTCTCCACCAAGATCACCCCAACCACAGTACATGTCAACCGTTGCAAGGGAGAACCCCACAAGCAGAGAGAACCAGAATGAGCTTCTCTTATCTGTGTTTCCCACTCCATTTGTTAAAGGTTATGACTTTGTTTGAATCAGAAAAAGGGCAGAGAGAAAGTGGGGTTAGGAATTTTAGTTTTACACAACTCAAAGGGTTGAAATTCATTTCATTCTGTAAATAACTTCAGAATacagataaaaagaaaaaaacaaaagcttATAATCATTTCATTGTTTGATATTATCTTTCTTCATTGGTGTAAATAAGGTGCTACAATTCTTCTGGTATCTAATCATTGCGTCGTCTGTTTGGTAAAGAATCTATAGTAAATTATGCAGAATGTGCCAGAAAAAAAGGCCACATTTAAGTGCTtcttatttagttatataaaacaaacatttttctgCATTCTTTTGGCTTGCGAATTCTTGGAAACAATGTCAGAGAATGGAATAGGGAATTACACGAGAAAGTTTCGTttcatgtatgtatgtattttgGCTTTGCCAAAATTTCAGAGAGAATGGTCTGCTTTCATTCATTGTATTTTAGACCAAACAAGTCATTTCTCATTATTATAGGTGTCAACTCAAAATTATGTGACCACGTGAGGCATCCCAACACCATGTTCCTAATATTTCATCTAatcttagaaagaaaaatatattaataatttctacCATTTGCACAAATAATTCcttttaatagatattttataaagaaaatagattGGGTCAACCACTGCACGTAATTGTACGAGTCAACAATTAAATAAAGCGGATTCAACAGCAAAATTCAAGCTTCAAgcatattatttaactttttagatagttaatattaaaaaaataaggtttaaattgaatatttaattttatgtattttattaaatacaaaaaataaataatatttggttGACAATGGATATTCTTGGAATTCCCATCAAATTTCATGGAAAGATTGATATGATTGAAGTGAGGGCCCATCTTTCCGCACTGAACCGTAACTGGTTCGCATGATATCGGTACGATCcattacaaaaattgaaatcgctttcattattattgttaagGACCAACGGGCCTGGATCCGACCCGAAACACCAGATCCGAGATCCAGAACCACAACCACCGCTACACGCAATGCAATCCCAGACCCCACTGCATACACAACCCACCGCTATTTAAATTTCCTGAGAATATTGTAGAAACCATGTCGCTCTAATTCTCAATCGAAAACTTAGGGTTTTTCCCCCATTTTCAATTCCGATTCTTTCGATCTTTGATTGTTCTTAGGGTTAGGGCTGTTGTTGTTGCAGCAAAGATGTCGTTGAGGCCAAATGCTAGAACCGAGGTTCGTCGCAACCGTTACAAGGTGGCGGTGGATGCCGATGAGGGTCGTAGGAGGAGGGAGGATAACATGGTGGAGATCCGGAAGAGTAAGCGAGAAGAGAGCCTACAGAAGAAGCGCCGTGAAGGCCTTCAAGCTCAGCGACAGTTCCCCACTCCTCTTCAAGCCTCCATTGTCGAGAAGAAGGTATGGCTGTTATTGGCATCGCATGGCAGGAAATTAGAATTCCACTGCGATCTTTGCAATTTCAGATTCATGTGCTTTGAATCGTGCTGTTGTGATTTGATTCGTCTCAGTGCGATTGCATGTTAGTCGGTGAGTTATGAAAACGGTTTTGATGGTTGTTTTTGTCTCTTTCTTGTTGGCTGCAGTTAGAAAGCCTCCCTGCGATGGTTGCTGGAGTGTGGTCAGATGATAACAGCCAGCAGTTGGAAGCGACCACGCAGTTTCGGAAGCTGCTCTCGATTGGTAACGTGGATTGattttgtttgatgttgttgttgaatTGTTGTGGTGCTATGGTTCTGTGTGTTAACTTTGTTTCGTTTTGTGTGGCTTATTCTATTGTGTAGAGCGCAGTCCCCCTATTGAGGAAGTTATTCAAGCTGGAGTTGTGCCTCGATTTGTGGAGTTTCTTCTTAGGGAGGATTTCCCTCAACTTCaggttttgttttatttagcGCATTGGAGGTTTTTGTGCGGTGTAGTGTAGTTTGAATGGAATTTGATTTCTTGATTGGTTTCTTgtgtaatttgtttttctttttttggttaGTTTGAAGCTGCATGGGCTCTCACGAACATAGCATCTGGAACTTCTGAGAATACCAAGGTGGTGATTGATCATGGGGCAGTTCCGATATTTGTCAAGTTGCTTAGTTCGCCCAGTGATGATGTTCGGGAGCAGGTATGGTGATACAAGAATGTGATAGttctatcttttcctttcttGGAATCTTGACCTAGCTTGCCGGAATAATAGAACTTTGAAATTCCAGGCAGTGTGGGCGTTAGGAAATGTTGCTGGCGACTCCCCCAGGTGTCGTGATCTTGTTCTTGGCCATGGTGCCTTAATCCCACTGTTGGCCCAGTTGAACGAACATGCAAAACTTTCAATGTTGAGAAATGCAACATGGACCCTGTCAAACTTCTGCAGGGGCAAACCACAGCCGCCATTTGAGCAGGTAATTGTCTTTCTGTTCGATTGAAATCAAACCTGTAAGATAAACTGTGTTGGGCTACAacgaagataattttttatggaCAGGTCAGGGCAGCACTTCCAGCTCTTGAGCGATTAGTATTTTCCAATGATGAAGAGGTCTTAACAGATGCATGCTGGGCGCTATCATATCTTTCTGATGGAACAAATGACAAAATCCAAGCTGTTATTGAGGCTGGTGTATGTGGCAGACTGGTGCAACTCCTTATGTGAGTGCTAAATCTACTGTACCTGGTCAATCATTGGTTTATTGTTTCAATTAATTGTCTTGGCATTAAACTTGTCTGTTTGTTGTAAAGGCACCCATCCCCTTCAGTGCTGATTCCTGCACTTCGCACAGTGGGAAATATTGTAACCGGAGATGATATTCAGACTCAGGTAATGACTTGTAAACAGTCATCCATGACTGAATTGTATTCTTTTTCAAGGTCTGTGAAATAATAGAAGTTGGTGTCgcataattaaatttgaaaattaaaatatttaagtaactCGACCCCAAATTGTCGATAGGTTAATTTTGCATGTTTCATGTGTCCCAGGAatcttgaaaatttaaatttaaatattaaaaaaactttgcTCAATTTTTGATAGGTTAATTTTTCTAGTCTAAGATGATTAAGTAGATAATATGTTGTTCTACTATAATATGGCTATAATATGAGTGTGGAACTGTGCGCTCGACCAAATTGTAGTCTTACCTTCATAAATTTGTCGATGAATTTGTGTTGGCTGACTTGGGTGGAGTGTTACAGTTGGTTGTTCTAGTTTTGTACTGAATACAATCTTTTGAGTGTTTGGGGAGAATAGAGTGAGAGGTTCGGAAGAGTGAAGAATTTATACGATGATATTCATTGCATACCTTATCCACTATCCACTGAAGAAATCAATTTGCATGTCTTTCTTGGCTTTTAGCACTGTGACTTGCCACTGTGACACCACCACTAACCATGAATCTAGGTGTTGCTTCCCCAATCTATCATTGTTTGAGAGTTTCCTGATTTTGTTGTTACTCTTTTCATCAGACTATCATCAATCATGGGGCTCTCCCGTGCCTTTTGAGTCTGTTGACACACAATCATAAGAAAAGCATCAAGAAAGAAGCTTGCTGGACCATATCGAACATTACAGCTGGAAACAGAGAACAGATACAGGTAAGCCACTATATCCCAACTTTTTTACTTGATGTAAATcctttttttaatcaaacaGACCATTggtatttttttgttgtttatccTTTTCTTTAGCTTGATGTTTGTTATCTCCATACATATTAAATTGGATATTTCAATGGAATGGAAATATTTATCTCTTAAAATTGGATATCTCTTCAACCATTACTGAGTGCTACAGATGCTGTGGCTCTGTGATAAGTAATATAGGAAGCTAGGTGTTCTTGAACGTGAACATGTGGGACAAATATTGGTAGGATTAATTCCATTGGATAAAGTAGTTCGCTAATTTATTTTGatctatcaataattaaattttaaaaaattgatccatccatattttaagaattaaacatttttatcatattatccCCGCGTTCTCTCGTCCATCTCTTCCAAATGAAGGTAAATCACTTGCATATTCAAGTAACAGAACATTggtattttgtattataaagCATTGTACTCTGTTTGGGACCTTGACCTTGAGAATGTTCTATTGCCACTTGTGAAGGATTAAGGATTGAAATTTTAGTTGgcttatttcattaaaataggTGCTATGGActttatacaatttatatgtGATATAGGCTGTTATTGAAGCTGGTCTGATTAGCCCCCTTGTCAATCTTCTTCAAAATGCTGAGTTTGACATTAAAAAGGAAGCGGCATGGGCAATCTCAAATGCTACGTCTGGTGGTACCCATGAGCAGATCaagtataacttttatatttatttttaatttttttaattctacttCATAATAGCAAGTTGGTAATTATTGGAAATTATGTATTGACTTATCATACGTGGTTGTAAGGTATTTGGTGAGCCAGGGTTGCATTAAACCACTCTGTGATCTGCTTGTTTGTCCGGACCCAAGAATTGTCACTGTCTGTTTAGAAGGTCTTGAGAACATTCTGAAGGTTGGGGAAGCTGAAAAGAGTTTGGGTAACACTGGAGATGTCAACTTGTATGCTCAGATGATAGATGATGCGGAAGGATTGGAGAAAATTGAAAACCTGCAGAGTCATGACAACaatgaaatatatgaaaagGCTGTTAAAATTCTTGAAACATACTGGTTGGAAGACGATGATGACACACTACCTACAGGAGATGGTGCTCAACCTGGTTTTAACTTTGGGAACGAGCTTCCAGTCCCATCTGGTGGATTCAACTTTAGTTGAAGACTGTTGTGTGGGTAAATGTGCTTTGTCTcagtattattttttctttagggTCATCAATCGAAATTTCCcctcattttttaatataagtttcACAGTTTTCTAAGCCAAATTGGTTTGAATAATGTAGGAACCAGGTTGGATGGAGCAGGGTTGATGCTAGGGTAAACTGTTGGAGTCGAGTCTGGGGTGGGGTGGGGTTGGGGGCCAGGGGGTGAGTTCGGTCAGTTTGGTCCTTGCACTTCATGGTGTCTGGTTTAAGTCTGGTCTTGTGTCCGTGGTTAATGAGGTGCTGGGGTGGGTCAGTTTAACTACCAAGTCCAAATAAGAAGGGTGGTGGTGGGTTCAACAGCAGCATAATGACCTTGTTAGAAGTTTATGTCGTGTTAAAAATACATATGCTGTGGGCATATATAACTATTGGAAGGTTCTATGTTGCAGTAGCAGGGACCGTATTATATGGCAGTGGATGGGTTTTCCTCGAATGCGGCTTTTGAGTCCTATTTTTTATTGAGTCGTGTAGTTTTATTGGTAATTTATTATACAGAGTCAGTATTTGATTTGAGTGGATACAGTATTCAGAAACCGTGGTTGTATTCAAATGAAagaattagaatatttttgtgCTTGCATTTCTCCGTT
This DNA window, taken from Vigna radiata var. radiata cultivar VC1973A chromosome 5, Vradiata_ver6, whole genome shotgun sequence, encodes the following:
- the LOC106760191 gene encoding uncharacterized protein LOC106760191, giving the protein MAITHADLQPSRRKTDLSSKTGAFLMVLTILIGLFCFILCLIAEATRSEVTWMNTGGKENGAKSECVYSGSGKVPLLCAVSAFVGLAFAMVTQHTYMLIALSKSSPSLLTWDPDSPSAKSLTWQAAFFFVTTWICFGVAEILLLAALSVESGHLKNWSKARTGCYSIREGLFSAAGVLALTTVFLAAGLYLTALRAQKMAEEEAIVRREVLETSALYASPPRSPQPQYMSTVARENPTSRENQNELLLSVFPTPFVKGYDFV
- the LOC106760150 gene encoding importin subunit alpha-2, with amino-acid sequence MSLRPNARTEVRRNRYKVAVDADEGRRRREDNMVEIRKSKREESLQKKRREGLQAQRQFPTPLQASIVEKKLESLPAMVAGVWSDDNSQQLEATTQFRKLLSIERSPPIEEVIQAGVVPRFVEFLLREDFPQLQFEAAWALTNIASGTSENTKVVIDHGAVPIFVKLLSSPSDDVREQAVWALGNVAGDSPRCRDLVLGHGALIPLLAQLNEHAKLSMLRNATWTLSNFCRGKPQPPFEQVRAALPALERLVFSNDEEVLTDACWALSYLSDGTNDKIQAVIEAGVCGRLVQLLMHPSPSVLIPALRTVGNIVTGDDIQTQTIINHGALPCLLSLLTHNHKKSIKKEACWTISNITAGNREQIQAVIEAGLISPLVNLLQNAEFDIKKEAAWAISNATSGGTHEQIKYLVSQGCIKPLCDLLVCPDPRIVTVCLEGLENILKVGEAEKSLGNTGDVNLYAQMIDDAEGLEKIENLQSHDNNEIYEKAVKILETYWLEDDDDTLPTGDGAQPGFNFGNELPVPSGGFNFS